In Gracilimonas sp., a single window of DNA contains:
- a CDS encoding squalene/phytoene synthase family protein, which translates to MTNILNIPYQFIRPIYEKTAFHKSVIEDLEDDNLKKAYSHCRFITRKHAKTFYMATRFLPNEKQRGIFAIYGLCRYLDDLVDEAEDLIHDQKITFDQVDEKLQAFKQRLIDVYDEKIVDDPILTAFADTLKKYQISIELPFILMDGVKMDLVKDRFENFEEVYDYSYKVASVVGLMTSEVFGYMDEEALDYAVDLGIAMQLTNILRDVGEDLMRGRIYLPAEDLKKFDVTEEDLSSGLLNENFIEMMKFQINRTRHFYTKADLGIPLLSSDSRLPVYLARHNYSRILNKIEENNYNVFDNRAYLNYTEKLSILPRVLLDMKTAG; encoded by the coding sequence GATGACAATCTCAAGAAAGCTTATTCTCATTGTCGTTTTATTACCAGAAAGCATGCGAAAACATTTTACATGGCTACCCGCTTTTTACCCAATGAAAAACAACGGGGTATTTTTGCAATCTATGGTTTATGCCGATACCTGGATGATTTAGTGGATGAAGCTGAAGATTTAATTCACGACCAAAAAATAACTTTTGATCAGGTTGATGAAAAACTGCAAGCTTTCAAGCAGAGACTGATTGACGTTTATGATGAAAAAATTGTAGATGATCCGATCCTTACGGCTTTTGCCGATACGCTGAAAAAATATCAAATATCCATTGAACTTCCTTTTATCCTGATGGATGGAGTTAAAATGGATCTTGTTAAGGATCGTTTTGAAAACTTTGAAGAAGTTTATGACTATTCATATAAAGTAGCTTCTGTAGTTGGTTTAATGACCAGTGAAGTTTTTGGATATATGGATGAAGAAGCTCTTGACTATGCCGTTGACTTAGGTATTGCGATGCAGTTGACTAATATTCTCCGGGATGTAGGGGAGGATCTCATGCGTGGGCGGATCTATCTTCCCGCAGAAGACTTGAAAAAGTTTGACGTTACAGAAGAAGACCTTTCTTCCGGGTTACTGAATGAAAACTTTATTGAGATGATGAAGTTTCAGATTAACAGAACCAGACACTTTTACACTAAAGCGGATTTGGGAATACCTTTATTATCAAGTGATAGCAGGCTTCCTGTTTACCTTGCGCGCCATAACTACAGCAGAATTTTAAATAAAATCGAAGAAAACAATTATAATGTTTTCGACAATCGAGCCTATCTCAATTACACCGAAAAATTATCCATTCTCCCCCGTGTTTTGTTAGATATGAAAACAGCCGGGTAA
- the accC gene encoding acetyl-CoA carboxylase biotin carboxylase subunit: MAEINKVLIANRGEIALRVIHTCKELGIKTVAVYSRPDAHAPHVLHADEAVFIGEAASSESYLVIDKIIDAVKQTGADAVHPGYGFLSENASFAERCKKEGIIFIGPEPKAIRLMGDKTEARELVTKANIPTPPGLKSELKDIEEARSVADDIGYPILVKAAAGGGGKGMRIVHKKEEFEASIKAAKSEAKNAFGDDRIYIEKYLEQPRHVEFQIIADTHGNVLHVFDRECSVQRRHQKVIEEAPCAVLTPELRERMAESAIKAAKACDYVGAGTIEFMIDKNMDFYFLEMNTRLQVEHPVTEMISGVDLVALQILVAEGKKLPFKQEDLAINGHAIECRIYAEDPADNFLPSTGLLLKHRIPTGSGIRVDAGVEEGQQITINYDPMISKLSVHGPDRETARKRMLRALDEYEIAGCKTTIPFCEFTLNHPDFIEAKYDTHFVPNHFTPEKMQPRQSESDVSVAAALLKGISENNSEPSLSLEASSDSMWWKNRRE; this comes from the coding sequence ATGGCTGAAATAAATAAAGTACTGATCGCAAATCGTGGAGAAATTGCACTTAGGGTAATTCACACTTGTAAGGAATTGGGGATTAAAACAGTGGCGGTGTATTCAAGACCTGATGCACATGCTCCACACGTCCTTCATGCCGATGAAGCCGTTTTTATTGGAGAAGCGGCTTCTTCGGAAAGTTATCTGGTTATAGATAAAATCATTGATGCCGTTAAGCAAACAGGCGCTGATGCTGTGCATCCTGGATATGGGTTTTTGAGTGAAAATGCATCTTTTGCGGAACGATGTAAGAAGGAAGGGATCATATTTATAGGGCCGGAACCGAAGGCTATACGATTAATGGGAGATAAAACAGAAGCACGCGAGTTAGTAACAAAGGCAAATATTCCAACACCGCCTGGGTTAAAAAGCGAACTGAAGGATATTGAGGAGGCCCGGAGTGTTGCAGATGATATCGGTTATCCCATTTTGGTAAAAGCTGCTGCCGGAGGTGGAGGAAAGGGAATGCGTATTGTCCATAAAAAAGAAGAATTTGAAGCAAGTATAAAAGCTGCGAAATCAGAAGCCAAGAATGCTTTTGGCGATGACCGCATTTATATCGAGAAATATCTTGAACAACCCCGCCATGTTGAATTTCAGATAATTGCAGATACTCATGGGAATGTGCTTCACGTTTTTGACCGGGAATGTTCGGTACAACGTAGGCATCAAAAGGTAATTGAAGAAGCTCCTTGCGCTGTCTTGACTCCGGAACTTCGAGAGAGAATGGCAGAATCTGCAATAAAAGCAGCTAAAGCTTGTGATTATGTTGGAGCGGGTACCATTGAGTTTATGATTGACAAGAATATGGATTTCTATTTTCTGGAAATGAATACTCGTCTTCAGGTAGAACACCCTGTAACTGAAATGATTTCAGGCGTTGATTTGGTTGCGCTGCAAATTTTAGTTGCTGAAGGGAAAAAGCTACCCTTTAAACAGGAAGATTTAGCTATTAATGGCCACGCTATCGAATGCCGTATTTATGCAGAAGATCCTGCAGACAACTTTCTGCCGAGTACCGGATTACTTTTAAAACATCGTATCCCAACCGGATCAGGCATTCGGGTTGATGCCGGGGTGGAAGAGGGGCAGCAAATTACTATCAATTATGACCCCATGATCTCTAAACTAAGTGTGCATGGACCGGATCGTGAGACAGCTCGTAAACGTATGCTTCGGGCTCTTGATGAATATGAGATTGCCGGATGTAAAACCACAATACCATTTTGTGAATTCACACTAAATCATCCGGATTTTATAGAGGCAAAATATGATACGCATTTTGTCCCAAATCATTTCACGCCGGAAAAAATGCAACCCCGGCAATCAGAAAGTGATGTATCCGTGGCAGCGGCATTACTTAAAGGTATCTCTGAAAATAATTCAGAACCCTCATTATCACTTGAGGCATCAAGTGACAGCATGTGGTGGA